From the Pseudomonas monsensis genome, the window CGAAGTGCCTTGGGAGTCGGTCCGCGAACCCGCGTATAGCTGCCACCCTCGAATTGCGTCGCGGCAACTAGAGGGATGGCTCCATTATTTCCCAAGGAGTCAAAAATGAAAAAGCCGACACCCAATCCGCCGGAAACAAACGAAACCTCCCCCTACCAATCCGCCGATTCCAAAAAATTCCACGAAGCCGCCGAACGCGCCCTCGACCATTACCTCAAACCCAACGCCCTGACCCTGCGCTTTCACAAACCCAGCACGATGTTCCAGGTCGCTCCCGAACAGGACAGCGAAAGCCTGTTGGTCCACGCCTGCGAATCGCTGGCCCAGGCCAGCCTCATGACCAGCGACATCGCCGCCTACATCGACCTGCCGCAGCGGCGCACGATCCTGGCCATCCAGCAAATCATCATGCTCGCCGAACTGGCCGTGAACCGCGTGCTGGATAACCACGAAATCCCCCAACCCCCAACACACAGCTAACCCTGTGTGAGCGCGAGCCTGCTCGCGAAGGCGTCACGTCAGCCCATTCAGCCGTTGGAGTGACTGACACAGCGCTTTCGCGAGCAGGTCCGGGGCGTCGTTTGACGAAGTCGAATACATTGAAAGATCACGCCCCCCATATATAGATACCACCTTCCCCCCGCTGTCCCTCGCCATGCTGCCCCCTCATCCTCAGCATGGAAAAAGTGCCCATGAGCCACACCACAGCGCCCACCGCCGAAGAGATCAAAAACGATCTCAACGCTATCGGCCATCATCTGTTCAATACACAAACACCGTTGCTTCCCGAACAGCAACTGAATCCCGAACAGACCTATCTGAAACGCCTCGACGCGCAACTGAAAACCTACCGCGCAAGCTACTTGCAACGCAGCCGCGTGCTGTATCAGGCCCTGGAAAACAGCGATCTACAAAGCGATGAAGGCAAACGGCTGATCGCAACGCTGAAAACCAGACTGGCCCCCCAACTGCTCGACATGGACCAGCGCGACCGGATCGACGGCAAACCCGCGAAAACCTTTCTGAACTATGACGCAGGCTTCACTGCCTTCGGCCACGAGGCAAGACAGGCCGTCACCGACCGCCTGCTGCACCCGCAGGCCGGCGCACTGCTGCAAAAGCTCGATCTGGCGCCGATGCTGCGTCCGGCCGTTTACGCGCTGCAGTTCACCTATCAAGACACCACCGTTGAGCTGGCCGGCGCCTTTGTCGTTATGGAAAAGGACACCCGCCGAGTCAATGACTTGCAAACCGACCAGAGCATGGGTTACGCCCTGCTGTTCACCCCGACAAGAGGCATCGAGTTCTTCAACTCCCTTGCTGACCTCGACAACCAGTTGCGCTCGTCCCTGAACCAGCCAGGCGATAGGGAGGCGTTCATGCACATGCTGCCGACGCGCTATCACGCAGTGGGCGCAGCGGGGATCTGGCCGCTGCTGCTCGCACCGATCGACAGCAAACCCTTATTCGAACACACCTACGATGCGCTGATCGAAAAACGCATGCAGGATATCGAGCGCGCCCTGAGCTTCGCCGATAACCCGCAGCAAGACCCCACGCGATTGCTCACCGCGCTGGAAAACGCAATTGCCGGCGCCCTGCCGGATCTCACGCCGCGCCTGGAATTACGCGCGCAAACCTTGTTCGAACGCCACCTGCTCTACAGCGCACCCGACTGGTACCGCAGCGCCAGCACCGCGCAAAAAACCACACTGGCGCTACATCTGCGCAACTACCAGCAGAAGCGGCAACACCTGCTCGACCTGATGGAACCGGCAGGCAGCCTGAGGGGTGTGGCCCGTCAGCAATGGCTGGAACGCCTGAGCGAAGACCTGGAAATCGACGATCTCGACCCGGAAAAGCTAAGCCTTTCGACCGAACGTCAAGTGCCGGGCTACGGCGTTTATGTGCATCAATCCAGTCTGCTCGAGCTGTCCTTGCGTGGCCCGCACACCGGTGATGAGTTACCGGGCTCAGCGTTTTTGAACCACACCCGCCTCACCTACGATGACGCGCCTCTGCCGGAGACCTACGCTGACATAACGCCGGCGTGGCTGATCAGGCAAGCCCTGGACCTGCAGCCG encodes:
- a CDS encoding DUF6124 family protein, with the protein product MKKPTPNPPETNETSPYQSADSKKFHEAAERALDHYLKPNALTLRFHKPSTMFQVAPEQDSESLLVHACESLAQASLMTSDIAAYIDLPQRRTILAIQQIIMLAELAVNRVLDNHEIPQPPTHS